The genomic interval ATAACTTTCTGAACGGCTTGTTCGGCGGTATTCCGACCGATCCCAAGTGCGATCAGAGCATTTAACGCATCGGCATGCAAAGTATTGTGTTTCATGGGAGAAATACTTGTTTCGGCTGGATTTTTGGCCAGTTTATCCTTCAGTTCCAACACCAGTCTTTCGGCCGTCTTTTTCCCGATCCCTTTGATGCTTTCCAGGGTCTTTACATCACCGGCCAGGATGGCCCGGGAAAATTCATCTGGTTTGAGGTAGGATAATACCATCCGGGCAGTGGCTGCCCCTACTCCGGAAACCCCCAAAAGCGCCATAAACATTTCTTTTTCAGCAAGTTCATAAAACCCAAACAAAATATGGGCATCCTCCCGGATCAACAGGGAAGTATATAATTGTCCCTCTTCCAGGTCCTGGATGCGGGTAAACGTGTTCAGGCTGATATGGACCTCATAACCCACTCCCTGAACGTCGACATGGACGAGGGCCGGGGATTTTTGTACAAACCGGCCACGGAGAAAAGCGATCATGGGGGCGAAGATAGGGAAGGATGTTGGATGTTGGAGGTTGGAGGACGGATGACGGATGACAGATGACAGGAAAGGATGTTGGAGGTTGGATGTTGGATGTTGGATGACAGATGACGGATGACAGATGACAGAGGTCCAATGTCCTAGGCCCCAGGTCCGGACTTCAGGGTCAAGCAGCCTGACATCCAACATCCAACATCCTTTCCTGTCATCTGTCATCCGTCATCTGTCATCCGTCCTCCGTCATCTGTCATCCGACTTCCAACCCCCGACTCCCGTCCTTTTCCTATCTTCGCACGATAATTTTTTTACATGAGCCAAAAGATCACAGCCGCCATTACTGCAGTGGGAGGATATGTTCCGGAAGACAAGCTGACCAATTTTGACCTTGAAAAAATGGTAGATACCAACGATGAGTGGATCCGTACGCGAACCGGTATCGAAGAACGCCGTATCCTCAAAGGAGAAGGGAAAGGCACTTCGGATATGGTGGTGCCTGCCGTGCGCGAGATCTGTGAGAAAAGAGGCATTTCACCCGAAGAAATTGACTGCCTGATCGTGGCCACGGTAACCCCTGACATGGTGTTTCCGGCCACAGCAA from Chitinophagales bacterium carries:
- the ruvA gene encoding Holliday junction branch migration protein RuvA: MIAFLRGRFVQKSPALVHVDVQGVGYEVHISLNTFTRIQDLEEGQLYTSLLIREDAHILFGFYELAEKEMFMALLGVSGVGAATARMVLSYLKPDEFSRAILAGDVKTLESIKGIGKKTAERLVLELKDKLAKNPAETSISPMKHNTLHADALNALIALGIGRNTAEQAVQKVIQSLPSNTSVEEVIKKALKTV